A stretch of the Malus sylvestris chromosome 10, drMalSylv7.2, whole genome shotgun sequence genome encodes the following:
- the LOC126585638 gene encoding uncharacterized protein LOC126585638, giving the protein MSDFSFQPNTSKKTKISSLLADLFSLCFCILSHPLYVSYFIFFSPYLLKLLSFLSPLFVTTALLVLAYLTVQNDVANSDSSKFKLGCLVTAYQTVLEGLKKSKVDDSDRGDRDHDREEFRSAVELEAYKIVFDTSTFEINETPVEENCSQVFESQVEDVSSHEANGASDAFDAASDVFEDKFEIPAEAFVQEEENWSENLCTKEEEEEVIRPPPSTESKKVEEQEGKGKRSVRRRESKDYLGDGSELNSKLSMVNSQTLGANLGESRLNPQTLGSNVGECYFNTSPNLGSFGSMRKEKEWRRTLACKLFEERHQNVDGGEGGEGMDMLWETYEETESLKVVKGKKSKSKKGKNGKVESNDEVEEGEFDGQLCCLQALKLSAGKMNLGMGRPNLVKFSKALKGFGWLHHVTKHGKKGHH; this is encoded by the coding sequence ATGTCAGATTTTTCTTTCCAACCAAACACGTCCAAGAAAACCAAAATCTCTAGTCTTCTCGCTGACTTGTTCAGTCTTTGTTTCTGCATTTTGTCACACCCTCTTTACGTCTCCTACTTCATTTTTTTCTCACCGTACCTCCTCAAGCTCCTTTCTTTTCTATCTCCTCTCTTTGTCACCACAGCTCTTCTTGTGTTGGCTTATCTCACTGTCCAAAACGATGTTGCTAATTCCGATTCGTCGAAATTTAAACTGGGTTGTCTTGTCACCGCCTACCAAACTGTTTTGGAAGGGTTGAAGAAGTCTAAAGTTGATGATAGTGATCGTGGTGATCGTGATCATGACCGCGAAGAATTTCGGTCTGCTGTGGAGCTCGAAGCGTATAAAATCGTGTTTGACACGTCGACGTTCGAAATCAACGAGACCCCAGTTGAAGAAAATTGCTCACAAGTCTTTGAATCACAAGTTGAAGATGTGTCAAGTCATGAAGCTAATGGTGCTTCTGATGCTTTTGATGCTGCAAGTGATGTTTTCGAAGACAAGTTCGAAATCCCAGCTGAGGCATTCGTACAAGAAGAAGAGAATTGGTCAGAAAACTTGTGCacaaaggaagaggaagaagaagtgatCAGGCCACCACCAAGCACAGAATCCAAGAAAGTTGAAgaacaagaaggaaaaggaaagaggTCTGTGAGAAGAAGAGAATCCAAGGATTATTTGGGTGATGGAAGTGAGTTAAATTCCAAACTATCCATGGTAAATTCTCAAACCCTAGGAGCAAATCTTGGGGAATCCAGGTTAAATCCCCAAACCCTAGGATCAAATGTTGGAGAATGTTACTTCAACACGAGTCCAAATCTTGGAAGTTTTGGATCAATGAGGAAAGAGAAGGAGTGGAGGAGGACACTGGCATGCAAGCTTTTTGAGGAGAGGCATCAAAATGTGGatggaggagaaggaggagaggGGATGGACATGCTTTGGGAGACATATGAAGAGACAGAATCATTAAAAGTCGTGAAAGGTAAAAAAAGTAAGTCAAAGAAGGGGAAAAATGGGAAAGTTGAGAGCAATGATGAAGTGGAAGAGGGAGAGTTTGATGGGCAGTTGTGCTGCTTGCAAGCATTGAAACTCTCAGCTGGGAAGATGAATTTGGGAATGGGGAGGCCTAATCTTGTCAAGTTTTCCAAGGCCCTAAAAGGGTTTGGATGGTTGCACCATGTCACCAAGCATGGCAAGAAGGGGCATCACTGA